CCGCCTTCCTGAGCGCCGCATAGGCGTCCGGCTCCGATAATCCGCGTGTCGCGATCAGGATCGCCTTGGCCCGATCGATGATCTTGCGATCCGCCAGCTCCGTCCTGGCCTCGTTCAGCTCGGTCTGCATCCGCGCGAATGCGTTGAAGCGGCGTACAGCGAGATTTATGATCGGCTTGACCCGCTCCTTGCGCAGCCCGTCGACGACATAGGCGGAGATGCCCGCATCGATCGCGGCCTCGATCATCGTATCGTCCGATTGGTCGACGAACATCGCGATCGGCTTGGCCAGGGCCCGACTGACGGTCAGCATCTCTTCCAGCGTATCGCGGCTCGGGTTGCCCAGATCGATCAGCACCACGTCCGGCGCCATCCGCTCGATCCTCGCCACGAACGCTCCCCGCGGCGGGACGAGGTGGATGTCGTCATAGCCCGCCTCGCGTAGACCCTCCTCGAGGACGGTCGCGCGCAATCCGCTGTCATCGACGATGACGATCCGCAAGCTATGCTGTTCCTTTCAATCCTATCAGACTGACGGTCATGCTGCACTGCGTCAATCCGTCTGCGTTGTAGCCCGATGCAGCGCCGTCACACGCTTCACCTGAGCGATGCTGCACCCCGCCAAATCGGCGGTGCGCGCAATGCTCATCCCCGCTTCGCGTAGCCCCACAATACGTTTGTGCAGCGCCGTGTCCGGCTTTCGGCCATTGTACCGACCTGCCCGTTTGGCGATCTCGATCCCCTCACGCTGGCGCTCGCGCCGCGTCTCGTAATCGTCACGCGCGGTCTGCAGTGCAACGCGCAGCAGCATGTCCTGCACCGCCTCGAGCACGATGCGCGCGACACCGGCGCTGTCGGCAACCAGGTCGGACAAGTCGACAATGCCCGGCACGGCGAGCCGCGCGCCTTTGGCTCGGATCGTCGCCACCAACAGTTCGGCTTCAGGCAGAGGCAGGCGGCTGATCCGGTCGATCTTCTCGGCCACCACCACCTCACCTGACTGCAGATCGGCGACCATGCGCAGCAGCTCTGGCCGGTCCGACCGCGCGCCCGACGCTTTCTCGCGATACACCGCCGCGACGTAATAGCCTGCCGC
This window of the Sphingomonas sp. FARSPH genome carries:
- a CDS encoding ANTAR domain-containing response regulator — encoded protein: MRIVIVDDSGLRATVLEEGLREAGYDDIHLVPPRGAFVARIERMAPDVVLIDLGNPSRDTLEEMLTVSRALAKPIAMFVDQSDDTMIEAAIDAGISAYVVDGLRKERVKPIINLAVRRFNAFARMQTELNEARTELADRKIIDRAKAILIATRGLSEPDAYAALRKAAMNQNKKIVDVASALITASDLLGGGV
- a CDS encoding recombinase family protein, whose protein sequence is MKNDSTLPLVRAARVYLRVSTDEQDLSRQEAIVAGARAAGYYVAAVYREKASGARSDRPELLRMVADLQSGEVVVAEKIDRISRLPLPEAELLVATIRAKGARLAVPGIVDLSDLVADSAGVARIVLEAVQDMLLRVALQTARDDYETRRERQREGIEIAKRAGRYNGRKPDTALHKRIVGLREAGMSIARTADLAGCSIAQVKRVTALHRATTQTD